From a single Sphingobium sp. genomic region:
- a CDS encoding GNAT family N-acetyltransferase produces MIESVTYRAPRSDEAEILAALGRDSFREAFGHLYRPEDLALFEAQTYGPEIVAAEMASPQRRYRVAQDGDRMIGYCKIGFDKSLDYDAGDRKIVELKQLYIMASHHGTGVAQALTDWAVEEANAVGANALLLSVYSDNPRGQRFYHKNGFTHVGDTYFIVGTHRDDEYLYLKSLTP; encoded by the coding sequence GTGATTGAAAGCGTTACCTATCGCGCGCCCCGGAGCGACGAGGCAGAGATCCTCGCCGCGCTGGGGCGCGACAGTTTTCGAGAGGCATTCGGCCATCTCTACCGGCCGGAAGATCTGGCGTTATTCGAGGCGCAGACCTATGGGCCCGAAATCGTGGCGGCCGAAATGGCCAGCCCGCAGCGCCGCTATCGCGTTGCGCAAGATGGCGACCGTATGATCGGCTATTGCAAGATCGGCTTTGACAAATCGCTCGATTATGATGCGGGCGATCGCAAAATCGTCGAACTGAAACAGCTCTATATCATGGCCAGCCACCATGGCACCGGCGTCGCACAGGCATTGACCGACTGGGCCGTGGAAGAGGCAAATGCAGTCGGCGCCAACGCACTTTTGTTGAGCGTCTATAGCGACAATCCGCGCGGACAGCGTTTCTACCATAAGAACGGATTCACCCATGTGGGCGATACCTATTTCATTGTTGGTACGCATCGCGACGACGAATATCTCTATCTGAAATCGCTTACGCCCTGA
- a CDS encoding SDR family oxidoreductase, translating into MTAALIIGAGDATGGAIARAFAAEGYIACVNRRPRHADKLEALAASIRDSGHEAKAFPADARDEDAMITLVETVEREAGPIDVAVFNIGANVRFAVTDTSAQVYRKVWEMATFAGFLMGREVAKRMAERQRGTIIFTGATASLRGGDGFSAFSGAKAALRMLAQSMARELGPQGIHVAHVVIDGGIDTEFVRGLRPDFEEAKAHDLVLSPDAIAAQYVMLHKQHRSAWTHELDLRPWGEKF; encoded by the coding sequence ATGACAGCAGCTTTGATCATCGGTGCAGGCGACGCCACCGGCGGGGCGATAGCACGGGCCTTTGCAGCGGAGGGTTACATCGCTTGCGTCAACCGCCGACCCCGCCATGCCGACAAGTTGGAGGCGCTGGCGGCATCGATCCGCGATAGCGGACATGAGGCGAAGGCTTTCCCGGCCGACGCACGCGATGAGGATGCAATGATCACATTGGTCGAAACAGTAGAACGCGAAGCCGGGCCGATCGATGTTGCCGTGTTCAACATCGGCGCCAATGTGCGCTTTGCCGTTACAGATACCAGTGCGCAGGTGTATCGCAAGGTCTGGGAAATGGCGACCTTTGCCGGTTTCCTGATGGGCCGCGAAGTGGCGAAGCGCATGGCGGAGCGGCAGCGCGGGACCATCATCTTCACAGGCGCGACCGCCAGCCTGCGTGGCGGAGACGGTTTCTCGGCCTTCTCTGGTGCGAAAGCGGCGCTACGGATGCTGGCACAATCCATGGCGCGCGAATTGGGACCACAGGGCATCCATGTCGCCCATGTCGTGATTGACGGCGGGATCGACACGGAGTTTGTCCGCGGGTTACGCCCCGATTTCGAGGAGGCAAAGGCCCACGACCTTGTGCTATCCCCCGATGCGATAGCCGCGCAATATGTGATGCTGCACAAACAACATCGTAGCGCATGGACGCATGAACTCGACCTGCGCCCTTGGGGAGAGAAATTCTGA
- a CDS encoding energy transducer TonB: MKPCFLYGLCAALQVVTPCNAVAVDGAEAAPAVELITVDYPVRALREGRQGTVVLALTVGADGRPKSCAITSSSGHVDLDRAACQSAIRLAGFPPVPDGSDRRFTRKAEFRIVE, from the coding sequence ATGAAACCATGTTTTCTGTATGGATTATGCGCGGCCCTTCAAGTCGTCACGCCTTGCAATGCCGTAGCAGTCGACGGGGCTGAGGCCGCTCCTGCCGTAGAATTAATCACGGTTGATTATCCTGTCCGGGCCTTGCGCGAAGGACGTCAGGGAACGGTTGTCCTTGCGCTAACTGTCGGAGCGGACGGTAGACCGAAATCCTGCGCTATCACGAGCAGCAGCGGCCACGTTGATCTCGACCGTGCTGCTTGCCAAAGCGCCATTCGTTTGGCCGGCTTTCCCCCCGTCCCCGACGGCAGCGATCGCCGGTTTACGCGCAAAGCGGAATTCCGGATCGTAGAGTGA
- a CDS encoding amidohydrolase codes for MKLRRHYLLLLAPVLLAAAPPPSDGGMIISGGPIVTMAGDQPASVEAVLVRDGKIVVTGSLAEVKKAARGKAESVDLKGRTLLPGFIDAHGHIGFVGQNAAMAPLQPPPVGEVASIAQLQEVLRNYPRPAAMPLIIGNGYDDSQLAERRHPTRHDLDAVSSTLPILVIHVSGHFASMNSAMLKMVGFGPDTPDPAGGVIRREADGKTPNGVIEETAMYPLMKILAPSSIEANIAPLVAGAKIYAANGITTGQDGRIMPESWPAYEEAAKRGVLPIDIVALTSFERDWPEAVRARIGKGYVGNVRIGGVKLTLDGSPQGRTAWLKDAVPVPPHGQKEGYAGYPAIDLSLFNAKLADAAKNGWQVFVHVNGDAAAQALIDGVRANGLSGRRTIAIHNQVVQRDQLEAMKVLDIQPSFFANHTFYWGDWHREVALGAKRADFISPQATAWALGLRPTAHNDSPVVPPDILRLVWSSVNRRTQSGDILGPMERVSPYRALQQVTINAAWQIGEDSSKGSIEPGKRADLVLLDGNPLTTDPAEIYKIKVVATVKDGKPVFGELVPAKP; via the coding sequence ATGAAATTGCGTCGCCACTATCTGCTGCTTCTTGCGCCTGTTTTGTTAGCTGCCGCTCCGCCGCCGTCGGATGGTGGCATGATCATTAGTGGTGGACCGATCGTGACGATGGCGGGCGACCAGCCGGCGAGCGTGGAAGCAGTGCTGGTCCGCGATGGCAAGATCGTGGTCACCGGCAGCCTTGCAGAGGTCAAAAAGGCCGCGCGAGGCAAGGCGGAATCGGTTGATCTCAAGGGCCGCACCTTATTGCCCGGATTTATCGATGCGCATGGCCATATTGGTTTTGTTGGACAAAATGCTGCCATGGCGCCTCTGCAACCGCCGCCGGTCGGCGAAGTTGCCAGCATCGCGCAATTGCAGGAAGTGCTGCGCAACTATCCGCGGCCCGCCGCCATGCCGTTGATCATCGGCAATGGTTATGATGATTCGCAGTTGGCCGAACGGAGGCACCCCACGCGTCATGATCTGGACGCAGTGTCCTCAACATTGCCCATCCTTGTCATCCATGTCAGCGGCCATTTTGCTTCGATGAATTCCGCCATGCTGAAAATGGTTGGGTTCGGGCCGGATACGCCTGATCCGGCAGGCGGGGTAATCCGGCGGGAGGCAGACGGAAAGACCCCCAACGGCGTTATCGAGGAAACGGCAATGTATCCGCTGATGAAGATACTTGCGCCATCCAGCATTGAGGCAAACATTGCGCCGCTTGTGGCTGGTGCGAAAATCTATGCGGCCAACGGGATTACGACTGGGCAGGATGGGCGGATCATGCCCGAAAGCTGGCCTGCCTATGAAGAGGCGGCAAAGCGCGGTGTGCTGCCGATTGATATTGTTGCTCTGACCTCGTTTGAGCGGGATTGGCCTGAGGCTGTGCGCGCACGGATCGGCAAGGGCTATGTCGGCAATGTCCGCATTGGAGGGGTAAAACTGACGCTCGATGGATCGCCGCAGGGGCGCACAGCCTGGCTGAAGGATGCTGTGCCGGTTCCACCACATGGCCAGAAAGAAGGCTATGCCGGTTATCCGGCGATAGACCTGTCGCTGTTCAACGCTAAGCTTGCCGATGCCGCGAAAAATGGCTGGCAGGTGTTCGTCCATGTCAATGGCGATGCTGCAGCGCAGGCGCTGATCGACGGTGTGCGCGCCAACGGCCTATCGGGCCGGCGTACCATCGCGATCCATAACCAAGTGGTGCAGCGTGACCAGTTGGAGGCGATGAAGGTGCTGGATATCCAGCCGAGCTTCTTTGCGAACCACACATTCTATTGGGGCGATTGGCACCGTGAAGTGGCCCTTGGTGCGAAACGGGCGGATTTCATTTCGCCTCAGGCCACCGCCTGGGCGCTTGGGCTTCGCCCGACGGCGCATAATGATTCGCCGGTGGTGCCGCCCGATATACTTCGGCTGGTATGGTCTTCGGTGAATCGCCGCACGCAATCTGGTGATATATTGGGGCCGATGGAGCGGGTATCGCCGTATCGCGCCCTGCAACAAGTAACGATCAATGCCGCATGGCAAATTGGCGAGGATAGCAGCAAAGGTAGCATCGAGCCCGGCAAGCGCGCTGACCTAGTATTGCTAGACGGCAATCCCCTGACAACCGATCCAGCCGAGATTTACAAGATCAAGGTGGTGGCAACGGTGAAGGACGGAAAGCCGGTGTTTGGGGAACTGGTGCCTGCCAAACCTTAG
- a CDS encoding acyl-CoA dehydrogenase family protein codes for MDFTYTETQTMIRDTLSRFLSDSYDFDSRQKMIASEAGRDPGIWRALATELGMLSAPFAEAHGGLGGSHIENALIMEELGNVIAIEPYLQTVVIGGGALKAVGGAVADAVIPGIIGGDTIIAFAYAEPQGRYDLANIRTTAKADGSGYVLSGHKGVVYCAPWATHLLVTARTGGDQRERQGVELFLIDANLPGIVRRDYPTVDGNRASEIYFENVAIPGDALLPGGMDLIEKIVDEATVAVCAEATGVMAKLHEGTLDYSKQRQQFGQPIARFQVLQHRMVDIFMEVEQAKSMTTYAMLHLDKPAAERMAAVSQAKAKVSRGAKFAGQNAVQTHGGIGITQELAIGHYFKRATMIEGQFGSADFHYDRFERLAID; via the coding sequence ATGGATTTCACCTACACCGAAACGCAAACGATGATCCGCGACACGCTGTCGCGTTTCCTCAGCGACAGCTATGATTTTGACAGCCGTCAGAAAATGATCGCCAGCGAAGCTGGCCGCGATCCTGGCATTTGGCGTGCGCTGGCTACCGAACTCGGCATGCTAAGCGCGCCCTTCGCTGAAGCCCATGGCGGTCTCGGCGGAAGCCACATCGAAAATGCGCTGATCATGGAAGAACTTGGCAATGTCATCGCAATCGAACCTTATCTGCAAACTGTAGTGATCGGCGGCGGTGCATTGAAGGCAGTCGGCGGCGCGGTAGCCGATGCAGTAATCCCGGGCATTATTGGCGGCGATACCATCATCGCTTTTGCCTATGCGGAACCGCAGGGCCGTTATGACCTTGCAAATATCCGTACGACAGCAAAGGCCGATGGCAGCGGTTATGTGCTCAGCGGTCATAAGGGCGTGGTTTATTGCGCACCTTGGGCGACGCACCTTCTTGTTACCGCACGCACCGGCGGCGACCAGCGCGAACGTCAAGGCGTTGAACTGTTCCTGATCGATGCCAATTTGCCTGGCATCGTCCGGCGTGATTATCCAACGGTTGATGGTAACCGCGCTTCCGAAATCTATTTCGAAAATGTCGCGATCCCGGGCGATGCCCTGCTGCCCGGCGGGATGGACCTCATTGAAAAGATCGTCGATGAAGCGACCGTCGCGGTTTGCGCCGAAGCAACGGGCGTCATGGCAAAGCTGCATGAAGGCACGCTCGACTATTCGAAGCAGCGCCAGCAGTTCGGCCAGCCCATCGCCCGTTTCCAAGTGCTACAGCACCGGATGGTCGATATCTTCATGGAAGTCGAGCAGGCGAAGTCGATGACGACCTATGCAATGCTGCACCTCGATAAACCGGCGGCAGAACGCATGGCGGCGGTCAGCCAGGCGAAGGCAAAAGTTTCGCGTGGCGCGAAATTTGCCGGGCAGAATGCCGTCCAGACGCATGGCGGCATCGGGATTACGCAGGAACTGGCGATCGGCCATTATTTCAAAAGGGCAACGATGATCGAAGGCCAGTTTGGCAGTGCCGATTTCCATTATGACCGCTTTGAACGGCTCGCGATTGACTGA
- the clpS gene encoding ATP-dependent Clp protease adapter ClpS, which translates to MTQSLTPIHAGPAGDDDRNGRPGVGLATRTRPKTKKPSQYKVLLLNDDYTPMEFVVHVLKAFFQMDTEQATRVMLHVHQKGVGICGIFTYEVAETKVNQVLDFAKKNQHPLQCTLEKA; encoded by the coding sequence ATGACACAAAGCCTCACGCCCATCCATGCCGGCCCCGCCGGTGATGACGACCGCAATGGTCGCCCCGGCGTCGGGTTGGCCACACGCACCCGCCCCAAAACCAAGAAGCCCAGTCAATACAAAGTGCTGCTCTTGAACGACGACTATACCCCGATGGAATTTGTCGTCCACGTGCTCAAGGCGTTTTTCCAGATGGATACCGAACAGGCAACGCGGGTGATGTTGCACGTCCATCAAAAGGGTGTCGGGATCTGCGGGATTTTTACCTATGAGGTCGCCGAAACCAAGGTGAACCAGGTGCTCGACTTTGCAAAAAAGAACCAGCACCCGCTGCAATGCACGCTCGAAAAGGCGTAA
- a CDS encoding phasin family protein, translating to MASKAETTAPKPRKIAAPQARVSKPAAPKAEKLVSRIVSVEGKPLSEGVKKMTETVEKTAKEAQAKAADFLSDIREKATEATEKGQKFAAEAVEFNKANIEALVEAGKIAAKGAQDMGKTNIEYAKKNFEELQVAVKEVTSIKNPTDFVKLQGEWMRKGFDTAVAQGSKNTEAFVKLANDMFQPISNRFAVAADFFKKAA from the coding sequence ATGGCAAGCAAGGCTGAAACCACTGCACCCAAGCCCCGCAAGATTGCGGCGCCTCAGGCGCGTGTTTCAAAGCCCGCCGCCCCCAAGGCGGAAAAGCTGGTCTCCCGCATCGTTTCCGTCGAAGGGAAACCCCTCTCCGAAGGAGTGAAGAAAATGACCGAGACCGTAGAAAAAACTGCGAAAGAAGCTCAGGCCAAGGCCGCTGATTTCCTCTCCGACATCCGTGAAAAGGCAACCGAAGCCACCGAAAAAGGCCAGAAGTTCGCAGCAGAAGCCGTTGAATTCAACAAGGCAAACATCGAAGCCTTGGTGGAAGCCGGCAAGATCGCTGCCAAGGGCGCGCAGGATATGGGTAAAACCAATATCGAATATGCGAAAAAGAATTTCGAAGAGCTTCAGGTAGCCGTAAAGGAAGTCACCTCAATCAAGAATCCGACCGACTTTGTGAAGCTGCAGGGCGAATGGATGCGCAAGGGCTTTGACACTGCGGTTGCGCAAGGTTCGAAAAATACCGAAGCCTTTGTGAAGCTTGCCAACGACATGTTCCAGCCGATCTCGAACCGTTTCGCGGTCGCTGCCGACTTCTTCAAAAAGGCTGCCTAA
- a CDS encoding 2-hydroxychromene-2-carboxylate isomerase, whose translation MTKTFEFLFDFGGPNSYLAHKVLPEFCAGHGAEAIYVPVLLGGLFKITNNQAPLIRYAETPAKRNYEMLEFDRFVKAHKIPFTMNAHFPINSLHLMRGAVAARHLGCFMPYVEAVMAAMWEKGANMGDADIVRATLDEAGLDSAAILLKADDAEVKAELVANTEKAAERGAFGVPTFFVGDEIFWGKERLSQVADALVG comes from the coding sequence ATGACAAAAACCTTTGAATTCCTGTTCGATTTCGGCGGACCAAATAGCTATCTTGCCCATAAGGTGCTGCCTGAATTCTGCGCCGGGCATGGCGCTGAGGCCATCTATGTGCCCGTGCTTCTGGGCGGACTGTTCAAGATCACCAACAATCAGGCCCCGCTTATTCGTTATGCCGAAACCCCGGCAAAGCGCAATTACGAGATGCTCGAGTTTGATCGTTTTGTAAAAGCACACAAAATCCCGTTCACAATGAACGCCCACTTCCCCATCAACTCCCTGCACCTGATGCGCGGTGCGGTCGCGGCCCGGCATCTGGGCTGCTTCATGCCCTATGTGGAGGCTGTAATGGCTGCCATGTGGGAGAAAGGAGCGAACATGGGCGATGCGGACATCGTGCGCGCAACCTTAGACGAAGCGGGGCTAGACAGCGCGGCGATTCTGCTCAAGGCCGACGACGCGGAAGTTAAGGCAGAGCTGGTCGCGAACACAGAAAAGGCAGCAGAGCGCGGGGCCTTTGGCGTACCGACATTCTTTGTCGGCGACGAAATTTTCTGGGGCAAGGAGAGATTGAGCCAAGTAGCCGACGCTTTGGTCGGCTAA